A genomic window from Lycium barbarum isolate Lr01 chromosome 4, ASM1917538v2, whole genome shotgun sequence includes:
- the LOC132638513 gene encoding uncharacterized protein LOC132638513 isoform X1 has translation MEEKLQSGLLEGVATMSSGEMPDIGVTYGNESGDTLKASTEEIQDGGDISAEHRQSEKVGVQHPADTTINVPDVVYGATTGIQKDEYVNSIEGMVAKVLSEIPLAVVFPQDVVEKEVGDRVGYSNIKTPPKPNENVQPLSEFLLPDEMLPSQIGETRIIVHPSVARARKPSKHQISPFMTNYCPTGTSSVSPGPCMFKKKHPFVEDPINMPRDTFHYVFYASIYLQ, from the exons ATGGAGGAAAAACTCCAATCAGGGTTACTCGAG GGTGTTGCAACCATGTCATCTGGTGAGATGCCAGATATTGGAGTGACCTATGGCAATGAGAGCGGGGATACACTAAAGGCTTCAACTGAAGAGATTCAGGATGGAGGTGATATCTCCGCAGAACATAGGCAATCAGAG AAGGTCGGAGTTCAGCACCCTGCTGATACAACTATCAATGTGCCCGATGTTGTATATGGGGCTACAACTGGCATACAAAAGGATGAATATGTCAACTCCATAGAG GGAATGGTAGCAAAGGTTCTATCAGAGATACCTCTCGCAGTAGTGTTTCCACAAGATGTTGTTGAAAAAGAAGTGGGGGACCGCGTCGGTTATTCAAATATAAAGACGCCACCCAAACCCAACGAGAATGTGCAACCTTTATCTGAGTTTTTATTGCCTGACGAGATGCTACCAAGCCAAATTGGTGAAACAAGAATCATCGTGCATCCATCTGTTGCTCGAGCTAGGAAACCTAGTAAACACCAAATATCTCCCTTCATGACCAATTACTGCCCAACAGGTACTTCTAGTGTATCACCTGGGCCGTGTATGTTTAAAAAGAAGCATCCCTTTGTAGAAGATCCCATCAATATGCCGCGTGATACATTCCATTATGTTTTTTATGCTAGTATCTACTTGCAATAG
- the LOC132638513 gene encoding uncharacterized protein LOC132638513 isoform X2, producing the protein MSSGEMPDIGVTYGNESGDTLKASTEEIQDGGDISAEHRQSEKVGVQHPADTTINVPDVVYGATTGIQKDEYVNSIEGMVAKVLSEIPLAVVFPQDVVEKEVGDRVGYSNIKTPPKPNENVQPLSEFLLPDEMLPSQIGETRIIVHPSVARARKPSKHQISPFMTNYCPTGTSSVSPGPCMFKKKHPFVEDPINMPRDTFHYVFYASIYLQ; encoded by the exons ATGTCATCTGGTGAGATGCCAGATATTGGAGTGACCTATGGCAATGAGAGCGGGGATACACTAAAGGCTTCAACTGAAGAGATTCAGGATGGAGGTGATATCTCCGCAGAACATAGGCAATCAGAG AAGGTCGGAGTTCAGCACCCTGCTGATACAACTATCAATGTGCCCGATGTTGTATATGGGGCTACAACTGGCATACAAAAGGATGAATATGTCAACTCCATAGAG GGAATGGTAGCAAAGGTTCTATCAGAGATACCTCTCGCAGTAGTGTTTCCACAAGATGTTGTTGAAAAAGAAGTGGGGGACCGCGTCGGTTATTCAAATATAAAGACGCCACCCAAACCCAACGAGAATGTGCAACCTTTATCTGAGTTTTTATTGCCTGACGAGATGCTACCAAGCCAAATTGGTGAAACAAGAATCATCGTGCATCCATCTGTTGCTCGAGCTAGGAAACCTAGTAAACACCAAATATCTCCCTTCATGACCAATTACTGCCCAACAGGTACTTCTAGTGTATCACCTGGGCCGTGTATGTTTAAAAAGAAGCATCCCTTTGTAGAAGATCCCATCAATATGCCGCGTGATACATTCCATTATGTTTTTTATGCTAGTATCTACTTGCAATAG